A section of the Falco peregrinus isolate bFalPer1 chromosome 3, bFalPer1.pri, whole genome shotgun sequence genome encodes:
- the IRX1 gene encoding iroquois-class homeodomain protein IRX-1 gives MSFPQLGYPQYLSASQAVYGSDRPGVLAAAAAAAAAAAAASGRPAGAELGSGSAAVTSVLGMYASPYSAPNYSAFLPYTADLGLFSQMGSQYELKDNPGVHPATFAAHTAPGYYPYGQFQYGDPGRPKNATRESTSTLKAWLNEHRKNPYPTKGEKIMLAIITKMTLTQVSTWFANARRRLKKENKVTWGSRSKDQEDANLFGSDNEGDPEKNEDDEEIDLESIDIDKIDENDGEQSNEEEEEKPELLRQSSEEEHLEKEKDLALSGAEGLKPKDTLAMVKEASDNSTRIISPGGQNNLQMPSHSKPKIWSLAETATSPDGALKSSPPPPPPPQVNHTSPQIQHPAFLPSHGLYTCQIGKFHNWTNGAFLTQSSLLNVRSFLGVNHHHAAHHNHHLQAQQQSSVLTTTLGALSSEKPSERTSPKHIERENVPRTESPPQPLKSPFQPVRDNSLAQQEGTPRILAALPSA, from the exons ATGTCCTTCCCCCAGCTGGGCTACCCGCAGTATCTCAGCGCCAGTCAGGCGGTGTACGGGAGCGACCGGCCCGGGGTgctggccgccgccgccgctgcagccgccgccgccgccgccgcctcgggCCGGCCCGCGGGCGCCGAGCTGGGCAGCGGCTCGGCCGCTGTCACCTCGGTGCTGGGCATGTACGCCAGCCCCTACAGCGCCCCCAACTACAGCGCCTTCCTGCCCTACACCGCCGACCTcgggctcttctcccagatg GGCTCCCAGTACGAGTTGAAAGATAATCCGGGTGTCCACCCTGCTACCTTcgctgcccacactgcccccGGCTATTATCCCTATGGACAGTTCCAGTACGGGGACCCGGGGCGGCCCAAAAACGCTACCCGGGAGAGCACCAGCACCCTCAAGGCCTGGCTCAACGAGCACCGCAAGAACCCCTACCCTACCAAGGGTGAAAAGATCATGTTGGCGATTATCACCAAGATGACCCTCACCCAGGTCTCCACTTGGTTCGCCAATGCCCGCCGGCGGCTCAAGAAGGAGAACAAGGTGACCTGGGGCTCCAGGAGTAAGGACCAAGAAGATGCAAACCTCTTCGGGAGTGACAATGAGGGGGACCCCGAGAAGAACGAAGACGATGAGGAAATCGACCTGGAGAGCATAGACATAGATAAAATTGATGAGAACGATGGGGAGCAGAGCAacgaggaagaggaggagaagccTGAGCTCCTGCGACAAAGCAGTGAAGAGGAGCActtggaaaaggagaaggattTGGCACTGTCAGGCGCTGAAGGGCTGAAACCCAAAGACACGCTGGCCATGGTGAAGGAGGCCTCTGACAACAGCACACGAATCATCAGTCCCGGGGGACAGAACAATTTACAGATGCCATCTCACAGCAAACCCAAGATTTGGTCTTTGGCAGAGACAGCAACCAGCCCTGATGGTGCTCTGAAATCTTCTCCCCCtccgccccctcctccccaggtTAACCACACTTCTCCACAGATCCAGCACCCAGCTTTTCTCCCTAGCCATGGACTCTACACGTGCCAAATTGGCAAATTTCACAACTGGACAAATGGGGCTTTCCTCACTCAGAGTTCCCTGCTAAATGTGAGGTCTTTTTTGGGAGTAAATCACCACCATGCTGCTCATCACAATCACCACCTCCAGGCCCAGCAACAATCTTCTGTTTTAACAACAACCCTGGGAGCCCTAAGCAGTGAAAAACCTTCAGAGAGGACCAGTCCCAAACACATAG aaagagaaaatgtaccAAGAACTGAATCCCCACCTCAGCCGCTAAAATCGCCCTTCCAGCCTGTCCGTGACAA CTCTTTGGCTCAGCAAGAGGGAACACCGAGAATTTTAGCAGCTCTCCCTTCCGCTTGA